A genomic window from Dechloromonas sp. A34 includes:
- a CDS encoding SoxR reducing system RseC family protein, translated as MIEHRGIVQRVEGGQAIVAMETAGCSSCGQGGSCGIGKMANGRPATLLTLPVSGDIMAGDTVMIALPANRLSLSAVLGYLFPAFAMIFGAWLGSLLDGSDGATALGAIAGFLSALAIVRVAIGLIPGLMPAPQLIPVSNQSHVSQQEFHHER; from the coding sequence ATGATCGAACACCGCGGCATCGTCCAGCGGGTGGAGGGTGGCCAGGCCATTGTCGCCATGGAAACCGCCGGCTGCTCGTCCTGCGGGCAGGGCGGCAGTTGCGGCATCGGCAAGATGGCGAATGGCCGCCCGGCGACCCTGCTCACGCTGCCGGTCAGCGGCGACATCATGGCCGGCGACACGGTGATGATCGCTCTACCGGCCAACCGTCTGAGTTTATCTGCCGTGCTCGGCTACCTCTTCCCGGCTTTCGCCATGATCTTCGGCGCCTGGCTCGGCTCGCTGCTAGATGGCAGCGACGGCGCCACGGCGCTCGGTGCCATCGCCGGCTTCCTTAGCGCCCTGGCCATCGTCCGCGTCGCCATCGGCCTCATTCCCGGCCTAATGCCGGCCCCGCAACTGATTCCCGTATCAAACCAATCACATGTTTCACAACAGGAGTTTCACCATGAGCGCTGA
- a CDS encoding NifB/NifX family molybdenum-iron cluster-binding protein produces MSSRRLQLVWSIKQEPAAVIKVAFASTDRLRVNQHFGAAEGFAIYEVTPDKATLVGVGEFAEEAMDGNEDKLIAKVDFLEGCAAVYVMAIGASAIKKLMAKGIQPIRINEVDAVDDLLAEISKAMTDGGVAWIDRAIAAQTKAKAEDRFANMEEEGWQG; encoded by the coding sequence ATGTCATCTCGTCGTCTGCAGTTGGTCTGGTCCATTAAGCAGGAGCCCGCTGCCGTGATCAAGGTTGCCTTCGCTTCCACCGACCGCCTGCGCGTCAATCAGCACTTCGGCGCCGCCGAGGGCTTCGCCATCTACGAAGTGACGCCGGACAAGGCGACCCTGGTCGGTGTTGGAGAGTTCGCCGAAGAGGCCATGGATGGCAACGAGGACAAGCTGATCGCCAAGGTCGATTTCCTCGAAGGCTGTGCCGCCGTCTATGTCATGGCGATCGGCGCCTCGGCGATCAAGAAGCTGATGGCCAAGGGCATCCAGCCGATCCGCATCAACGAGGTCGATGCCGTCGACGATCTGCTCGCCGAAATCTCGAAAGCCATGACCGACGGCGGCGTCGCCTGGATCGACCGGGCGATCGCGGCGCAGACCAAGGCCAAGGCCGAGGACCGTTTCGCCAACATGGAAGAGGAAGGGTGGCAGGGATGA
- the nifN gene encoding nitrogenase iron-molybdenum cofactor biosynthesis protein NifN, translating to MAEIIQSKKALAVNPLKVSQPIGASLAFLGLNRSLPLMHGSQGCTAFGKVFFVRHFREPIPLQTTAMDQVSTIMGADENIIEALRTLSDKSKPEIIGLVTTGLSETQGTDILRAVKEFRAAHPEFEHVAVVPVNTPDYVGCLESGYALAIESLIQTLVPESACVGKRPKQVNVLASAMLTPGDIEAIKDWIEAFGLRPVVVPDIGDSLDGHLVEAETSSLTIGGTPRVEIESMGESVATLVVGPSLAKAANILKARTGVPDYRFDGLMGLDDCDAFTQALAEISAKPVPEKIERHRAQLQDAMVDSHFMIGFARIALAADPDLLGMQVRFLTSMGAEIVSAVSPAKHESLATLPIEKVIVGDLEDMEKEARAAGAQLVIANSHAVDTAHRLGLPLLRAGFPQYDHVGGYARTWVGYRGTRQALFDLANLMLGQHHEPEPYRSSYWADTRPGEQHVISSSAVGLVH from the coding sequence ATGGCTGAAATCATCCAATCCAAGAAGGCGCTGGCGGTCAATCCGCTGAAGGTCAGCCAGCCGATTGGCGCCTCGCTGGCCTTTCTCGGCCTCAACCGCAGCCTGCCGCTGATGCACGGCTCGCAGGGCTGCACGGCCTTCGGCAAGGTCTTCTTCGTGCGCCATTTCCGCGAGCCGATCCCGCTGCAGACGACGGCCATGGATCAGGTATCGACCATCATGGGCGCCGACGAGAACATCATCGAGGCGCTGCGCACGCTGTCCGACAAGAGCAAGCCGGAGATCATCGGCCTGGTCACCACCGGGCTCTCGGAAACGCAGGGCACCGACATCCTGCGCGCGGTCAAGGAATTCCGCGCCGCCCATCCCGAGTTCGAGCATGTCGCCGTGGTCCCGGTCAATACGCCGGATTACGTCGGCTGTCTGGAAAGCGGCTACGCCCTGGCCATCGAGTCGCTGATCCAGACGCTGGTGCCGGAAAGCGCCTGCGTCGGCAAGCGGCCGAAGCAGGTCAATGTGCTGGCCTCGGCGATGCTGACGCCGGGCGACATCGAGGCGATCAAGGACTGGATCGAGGCTTTCGGCCTGCGCCCGGTCGTCGTGCCCGACATCGGCGATTCGCTGGACGGCCACCTGGTCGAGGCCGAGACATCTTCGCTGACCATCGGCGGCACGCCGCGCGTCGAAATCGAAAGCATGGGCGAGTCGGTTGCGACGCTGGTCGTCGGCCCCTCGCTGGCCAAGGCGGCCAATATTCTGAAAGCGCGCACCGGCGTGCCCGACTACCGTTTCGACGGCCTCATGGGCCTCGACGACTGCGACGCCTTCACCCAGGCCCTGGCCGAGATTTCCGCCAAGCCGGTACCGGAAAAGATCGAACGTCACCGCGCCCAGTTGCAGGACGCCATGGTCGACAGCCATTTCATGATCGGCTTCGCCCGCATCGCGCTGGCCGCTGATCCCGACCTGCTCGGCATGCAAGTCCGTTTCCTGACCAGCATGGGCGCCGAGATCGTCAGCGCGGTCAGTCCAGCCAAGCACGAAAGCCTGGCGACGCTGCCGATCGAGAAGGTCATCGTCGGCGATCTCGAGGACATGGAAAAAGAGGCGCGGGCGGCCGGTGCCCAACTGGTCATCGCCAATTCCCACGCCGTCGACACGGCGCACCGTCTCGGCCTGCCGCTGCTGCGCGCCGGCTTTCCGCAGTACGACCACGTGGGCGGTTATGCCCGCACCTGGGTGGGCTACCGCGGCACGCGGCAAGCCCTTTTCGATCTCGCCAACCTGATGCTGGGGCAACACCATGAACCCGAACCCTATCGATCAAGCTACTGGGCAGACACTCGCCCCGGTGAACAACATGTCATCTCGTCGTCTGCAGTTGGTCTGGTCCATTAA
- a CDS encoding DUF1499 domain-containing protein, protein MSNINIAGLIKIIIYAVLGLIAIALVGAQVGLFAGRSPNDLGVSGGRLKAPANSRNSVSSQAMLYPAHPQLDYAQIAPLEFLDGNATASMQALVKVLSTMPGISLVRQQPDYLYAEARTPWLRFVDDLEFWVNPAAGVIEVRSASRLGREDFGVNRQRMESIRSAYLASAKK, encoded by the coding sequence GTGAGTAATATAAATATTGCTGGTCTCATCAAGATCATCATCTATGCCGTTCTCGGCCTGATCGCGATCGCCCTGGTCGGCGCCCAGGTCGGCTTATTCGCCGGGCGGTCGCCGAACGATCTCGGCGTGAGCGGAGGCCGCCTGAAGGCGCCGGCGAACTCGCGCAACAGCGTCAGCAGTCAGGCCATGCTTTACCCCGCGCACCCGCAGCTTGACTACGCGCAGATCGCTCCACTGGAATTCCTCGATGGCAACGCAACGGCCTCGATGCAGGCCTTGGTCAAGGTTCTGTCGACGATGCCCGGGATCAGTCTGGTCAGGCAGCAGCCCGATTACCTCTACGCCGAGGCCCGGACGCCATGGCTGCGCTTTGTCGATGACCTCGAATTCTGGGTCAATCCGGCGGCCGGGGTGATCGAGGTGCGTAGTGCCAGCCGCCTCGGGCGTGAGGATTTCGGGGTTAACCGGCAGCGGATGGAAAGCATCCGTTCGGCCTACCTGGCATCGGCAAAAAAATAG
- the nifE gene encoding nitrogenase iron-molybdenum cofactor biosynthesis protein NifE yields the protein MKASEIQALLDEPACSHNTKEKSGCAKPKPGATAGGCSFDGAQIALLPIADVAHIVHGPIACAGSSWDNRGTRSSGVTLYKIGMTTDLSETDVVMGRSEKRLFHAIKQAIDSYAPKAVFIYNTCVTALIGDDIEAVCRDAAQRWGVPVVPVDAAGFYGTKNLGNRLAGEAMFKHVIGTAEPAPATPRADGLPTYDVNLIGEYNIAGEFWNVAPLFDELGLRILCTLSGDSRFHEVQTMHRAKVNMVVCAKALLNVARKMQDDFGIPFFEGSFYGVADVSNALRDFAKLIGDPDLMARTEVVIAREEAKSNAELDAWRLRLKDKRVLLYTGGVKSWSIVSALQDLGMKVVATGTKKSTEEDKARIRELMGEDTKMIDDGSPKALLSTYHEYKADILIAGGRNLYTALKARIPFLDINQEREFGYAGYSGMVELARQLALSMESPVWAAVRKPAPWATAAISGAVLTA from the coding sequence ATGAAAGCCAGCGAAATCCAGGCTCTGCTCGACGAGCCGGCCTGTAGCCACAATACCAAGGAAAAATCCGGGTGCGCCAAGCCCAAGCCGGGGGCGACCGCCGGCGGCTGCTCTTTTGACGGCGCGCAGATCGCCTTGCTGCCGATTGCCGATGTCGCACACATCGTGCACGGCCCGATCGCCTGTGCCGGTTCCTCCTGGGACAATCGCGGCACGCGCTCGTCCGGCGTCACGCTGTACAAGATCGGCATGACCACCGACCTCTCGGAAACCGATGTCGTCATGGGGCGCAGCGAAAAGCGACTGTTCCATGCGATCAAGCAGGCCATCGACAGCTATGCGCCGAAGGCAGTCTTCATTTACAACACCTGCGTCACCGCGCTGATCGGCGACGACATCGAAGCGGTCTGCCGGGACGCTGCCCAACGCTGGGGTGTGCCGGTAGTGCCGGTCGATGCCGCCGGCTTCTACGGCACCAAGAATCTCGGCAACCGGCTGGCCGGCGAGGCGATGTTCAAGCACGTCATCGGCACCGCCGAACCGGCACCCGCGACACCGCGCGCCGACGGTCTGCCGACCTACGATGTCAATCTGATCGGCGAATACAACATCGCCGGCGAATTCTGGAATGTTGCGCCGCTGTTCGATGAACTCGGCCTGCGCATCCTGTGCACGCTGTCCGGCGACTCGCGTTTCCACGAAGTGCAGACCATGCACCGCGCCAAGGTGAACATGGTGGTTTGCGCCAAGGCGCTGCTCAACGTGGCGCGCAAGATGCAGGATGATTTCGGTATCCCGTTCTTCGAAGGCAGCTTCTACGGCGTCGCCGACGTTTCCAATGCGCTGCGCGATTTCGCCAAACTGATCGGCGATCCGGACCTGATGGCGCGCACCGAGGTGGTGATCGCCCGCGAGGAGGCCAAGTCGAATGCAGAGCTTGATGCCTGGCGCCTTCGCCTCAAGGACAAGCGCGTGCTGCTCTACACCGGTGGCGTCAAGTCGTGGTCCATTGTCTCGGCGCTGCAGGATCTGGGCATGAAGGTGGTTGCCACCGGCACCAAGAAGTCGACCGAGGAAGACAAGGCGCGTATCCGCGAACTGATGGGCGAGGACACCAAGATGATCGACGACGGCAGCCCGAAGGCACTGTTGTCGACCTATCACGAGTACAAGGCCGACATCCTGATCGCCGGCGGGCGCAATCTCTACACGGCGCTCAAGGCACGGATTCCCTTCCTCGACATCAACCAGGAACGCGAATTCGGCTATGCAGGTTACAGCGGCATGGTCGAACTGGCACGCCAGCTCGCCCTGTCGATGGAAAGCCCGGTCTGGGCGGCAGTCAGGAAGCCGGCGCCGTGGGCGACCGCGGCGATTTCGGGGGCCGTGCTGACGGCGTGA
- a CDS encoding universal stress protein: protein MCNILLPVDGSRHAFAAALYVIEFAKRHGALEVHVINIEPESAQWPHRSQEPTADLDQLTARAHIAMKAVLHAFNEAGIRHQAHVRQGDVAETIVALAGELGCDTIVMGTRGLGGLAAVTLGSVTRKVLLLATLPVICVKAN, encoded by the coding sequence ATGTGCAACATACTGCTACCGGTCGATGGTTCCCGCCATGCCTTTGCCGCGGCGCTCTACGTGATCGAATTCGCCAAACGGCACGGCGCGCTGGAAGTGCATGTCATCAACATCGAGCCGGAGTCGGCGCAATGGCCGCACCGCAGTCAGGAGCCCACGGCCGACCTGGACCAGCTGACGGCGCGGGCACACATTGCGATGAAGGCGGTGCTGCATGCCTTCAACGAGGCCGGCATCCGCCACCAGGCACACGTCAGACAGGGCGATGTGGCGGAGACCATTGTCGCCCTGGCCGGGGAATTGGGCTGCGATACGATCGTGATGGGTACCCGCGGCCTGGGCGGCCTGGCCGCCGTGACCCTGGGTTCGGTAACGCGCAAAGTCCTGCTCCTGGCCACACTACCGGTGATCTGCGTCAAGGCCAATTAG
- a CDS encoding ComEA family DNA-binding protein, with the protein MMTAEISGNVLARIGATHGYRFDGDSVQINAELNFSDAALGAATHWALQLWSSAEAFHGKQLTGVKVAEVAVYPAAGGQHVVATVAAMPPAGSAEQNMALALVGWGADGLPVVADLAIYPVAESFVQPRLSGNVTCALADGMATLSVDSIDNPRADDNLSGTLALEVWALTAPYAGGSWQGIPVASVILGVLGGGNAWSACHFVVPAAVPEGPGVLTVMLREWGAGGYVTRDFCNLVLDAPVVAQPAPTAKQPATKAAVKPAAKAVKAPSKAGKVPAAKGTAVNSASEAELLAVKGLSAAVAKAIIAGRPYASLDDLCRAKGMGPKSLAKLRDQLVL; encoded by the coding sequence ATGATGACAGCAGAAATTTCCGGAAATGTCCTGGCGCGCATCGGCGCGACGCATGGTTACCGCTTTGACGGCGACTCCGTCCAGATCAACGCCGAACTGAACTTTTCCGACGCGGCACTGGGGGCGGCAACGCACTGGGCACTGCAATTGTGGAGTAGCGCCGAGGCTTTCCACGGAAAGCAGCTGACTGGCGTCAAGGTTGCCGAAGTGGCGGTCTATCCAGCGGCCGGCGGGCAGCATGTCGTGGCGACCGTGGCGGCGATGCCGCCGGCAGGATCGGCCGAACAGAACATGGCGCTGGCGCTCGTCGGCTGGGGTGCCGACGGCTTGCCGGTGGTGGCCGATCTGGCGATTTACCCGGTGGCCGAGAGCTTCGTCCAGCCGCGCCTGTCCGGTAACGTGACCTGCGCCCTGGCCGATGGCATGGCGACGCTGAGCGTCGATAGCATCGACAATCCGCGGGCCGACGATAACCTGAGCGGTACCCTGGCTCTCGAAGTCTGGGCGCTGACCGCGCCGTATGCCGGCGGCAGCTGGCAGGGCATCCCGGTGGCCAGCGTGATCCTCGGTGTGCTGGGCGGCGGCAACGCCTGGTCTGCCTGCCATTTCGTGGTGCCGGCCGCTGTCCCCGAAGGCCCCGGCGTGCTGACCGTGATGTTGCGCGAGTGGGGCGCGGGCGGTTACGTGACGCGCGATTTCTGTAATCTGGTGCTGGACGCGCCGGTCGTCGCCCAGCCCGCACCAACGGCCAAACAGCCGGCGACCAAGGCAGCCGTCAAGCCGGCAGCCAAGGCTGTCAAAGCACCGAGCAAGGCCGGCAAGGTGCCAGCCGCCAAGGGAACGGCAGTGAATTCGGCCAGCGAGGCCGAACTGCTTGCCGTCAAAGGTCTCAGTGCCGCCGTGGCGAAAGCGATCATCGCCGGTCGTCCCTACGCTTCGCTCGATGACCTGTGCCGCGCCAAGGGTATGGGGCCGAAGTCGCTGGCCAAGCTGCGCGATCAGCTGGTGCTTTAG
- a CDS encoding citrate transporter: MYRLLALLCLLPVSAFAAGDLPTVGGIPVDFILFALTLLGVALFHHYTLYVALTGLFTISLYKIIFTGFKTGVGVAGFVGHLGHEWVTIGNLFCLLTGFALLARHFEKSHVPVILPKFLPDDWKGGFVMLVMVFVISSFLDNIAAALIGGAMAHQLFKGKVHIGFLAAIVAASNAGGSGSVVGDTTTTMMWIDGISPVQVFDAYVAAGIALLIIGYFGAKQQHAYSPIIKHAHGHTHVDWGRIFIVATMLVFAVATNITINVKFPELAEHFPFIGVAVWVAIILTIPVRRHDWELLPETVKGSIFLLSLVLCASMMPVEELPKASWQSALALGFVSAIFDNIPLTALALRQGGYDWGFLAYAVGFGGSMLWFGSSAGVALSNMYPEAKSAVQWVKHGWHVMLAYVVGFAVMLAVMGWHPDTGHKKTVPTPAVASQAAAH, from the coding sequence ATGTATCGATTGTTAGCACTGCTATGCCTATTGCCGGTTTCCGCTTTCGCCGCCGGTGACTTGCCGACGGTGGGGGGAATCCCCGTCGATTTCATCCTCTTCGCGCTGACCCTGCTCGGCGTCGCGCTATTCCATCACTACACGCTCTATGTCGCGCTGACCGGCCTGTTCACGATCAGCCTCTACAAGATCATCTTCACCGGTTTCAAGACCGGGGTCGGCGTCGCCGGCTTCGTCGGTCACCTCGGCCATGAGTGGGTGACCATCGGCAACCTGTTCTGCCTGCTGACCGGCTTCGCGCTGCTCGCCCGGCATTTCGAGAAGAGCCATGTGCCGGTCATCCTGCCCAAGTTCCTGCCGGACGACTGGAAGGGCGGCTTCGTGATGCTGGTCATGGTTTTCGTGATCTCCAGCTTCCTCGACAACATCGCCGCCGCCTTGATTGGCGGCGCCATGGCCCACCAGTTGTTCAAGGGCAAGGTGCATATCGGCTTCCTGGCTGCCATCGTCGCCGCCTCGAACGCCGGCGGTTCCGGTTCGGTGGTCGGCGACACGACGACGACCATGATGTGGATCGACGGCATCAGCCCGGTGCAGGTTTTCGATGCCTACGTCGCGGCCGGTATCGCGCTGCTGATCATCGGCTACTTCGGTGCCAAGCAGCAGCACGCCTACTCGCCGATCATCAAGCATGCCCACGGCCACACCCATGTCGATTGGGGGCGGATCTTCATCGTCGCCACCATGCTGGTCTTCGCCGTGGCGACCAACATCACGATCAACGTCAAGTTCCCGGAACTGGCCGAACACTTCCCCTTCATCGGCGTCGCCGTCTGGGTGGCAATCATCCTGACCATCCCGGTCCGTCGTCACGACTGGGAACTGCTGCCGGAAACCGTCAAGGGCTCGATCTTCCTGCTCTCCCTGGTGCTCTGCGCCTCGATGATGCCGGTGGAAGAACTGCCGAAGGCCTCCTGGCAGTCGGCCCTGGCCCTGGGCTTCGTGTCCGCCATCTTCGATAACATTCCGCTGACCGCATTGGCGCTGCGCCAGGGCGGCTACGACTGGGGCTTCCTGGCCTACGCCGTCGGCTTTGGCGGCTCGATGCTGTGGTTCGGTTCGTCGGCCGGTGTCGCGCTGTCCAACATGTATCCGGAAGCCAAGTCGGCCGTCCAGTGGGTCAAACACGGCTGGCACGTCATGCTCGCCTACGTCGTCGGTTTTGCCGTGATGCTTGCGGTCATGGGTTGGCATCCGGATACCGGCCACAAGAAGACGGTGCCGACCCCGGCTGTCGCCAGCCAGGCTGCCGCCCACTGA
- a CDS encoding RnfH family protein: MQIGVAYSEPGQQIWLNIEVPDESTVAQGIERSGILKQFPHIDLGAQKVGVFGRLVKLDAMLKPGDRVEIYRGIIADPETVPRRDMDED; this comes from the coding sequence ATGCAAATCGGCGTCGCTTATTCCGAGCCAGGACAACAAATCTGGCTGAATATCGAGGTTCCGGACGAGTCGACGGTGGCTCAAGGTATCGAACGTTCGGGCATTCTCAAGCAGTTCCCGCATATCGACTTGGGCGCCCAGAAAGTCGGCGTCTTCGGTCGATTGGTCAAGCTCGATGCCATGTTGAAGCCGGGGGATCGGGTCGAGATTTATCGCGGCATCATTGCCGACCCGGAAACAGTGCCGCGCCGGGACATGGACGAAGACTGA
- a CDS encoding electron transport complex subunit E yields the protein MSNAYGKLFKDGMWEQNVVFSQMLALCPTMAVTTSGTNGLGMGLATTAVLVVSNILVSMIRHTVSSQVRIPVFVVLIATLVTVVDMAMNAWLHDLYKVLGLFIALIVVNCAILGRAEAFAVKNGVFASAVDGVAMGLGFTGALTVIGLIREFLGSGTLFAQASNLLGPSFAFLEMKLPGYGGALLMILPPGAFAVLGFLLAGKRVMEMRQEEKSRGKTGGAAPVVA from the coding sequence ATGAGCAATGCTTACGGCAAGTTGTTCAAGGACGGGATGTGGGAACAGAACGTCGTCTTTTCCCAGATGCTGGCGCTGTGCCCGACCATGGCGGTGACGACGAGCGGCACCAACGGCCTGGGCATGGGCCTGGCGACCACGGCGGTGCTGGTCGTCTCCAATATCCTGGTGTCGATGATTCGCCACACCGTCAGTTCGCAGGTGCGTATTCCGGTCTTCGTGGTGCTCATTGCCACGCTGGTCACCGTCGTCGATATGGCGATGAACGCCTGGCTGCATGATCTCTACAAGGTGCTCGGACTCTTCATCGCGCTGATCGTGGTCAATTGCGCCATTCTCGGTCGGGCCGAAGCCTTCGCCGTGAAGAACGGGGTCTTTGCCTCGGCAGTCGATGGCGTCGCCATGGGCCTCGGTTTTACCGGGGCATTGACCGTGATCGGCCTGATTCGCGAGTTTCTCGGGTCCGGTACGCTGTTTGCGCAGGCCTCCAACCTGCTCGGGCCATCCTTCGCCTTCCTGGAAATGAAGTTGCCTGGCTACGGCGGGGCCTTGCTGATGATCCTGCCGCCAGGCGCCTTCGCGGTGCTCGGTTTCCTGCTCGCCGGCAAGCGGGTGATGGAAATGCGTCAGGAAGAAAAATCCAGGGGAAAGACCGGTGGTGCAGCACCGGTCGTGGCATAG
- the rsxG gene encoding electron transport complex subunit RsxG yields the protein MNFESFREKIGYQPVLLGTIALLASGALALASSATSEAIAAAEAKDLRDSLSEVLPQGMADNDFLKDTVELQKDGKTVTIYRARQGETVKAALFKVAERGYAGDIQVLMAVDLEGRTLGVRVLKHVETPGLGDKIEVKKDAWIKSFDGKSLGEPTPDKWGVKKDNGIFDQFAGATITPRAVVKAVKGGLEFFAAHKSEITG from the coding sequence ATGAATTTTGAATCTTTCCGCGAAAAGATCGGCTACCAGCCGGTGTTGCTAGGGACCATTGCCTTGCTCGCCAGTGGCGCGCTGGCCCTGGCTTCCAGTGCTACCAGCGAGGCCATCGCCGCGGCCGAGGCCAAGGACTTGCGCGATTCCTTGTCGGAGGTCTTGCCGCAGGGCATGGCCGATAACGATTTCCTCAAAGATACGGTCGAGCTGCAAAAAGACGGCAAAACCGTGACCATTTACCGGGCTCGCCAGGGTGAAACGGTCAAGGCGGCCCTCTTCAAAGTGGCCGAACGGGGGTACGCCGGCGATATCCAGGTACTGATGGCCGTCGATCTCGAGGGCCGGACCTTGGGGGTGCGCGTTCTCAAGCATGTCGAGACCCCCGGCCTGGGTGACAAGATCGAGGTCAAGAAGGATGCCTGGATCAAGAGTTTCGACGGCAAGTCCCTGGGCGAGCCGACGCCGGACAAGTGGGGCGTCAAGAAGGATAACGGGATCTTCGACCAGTTCGCCGGCGCGACCATCACGCCGCGCGCCGTGGTCAAGGCGGTCAAGGGCGGGCTGGAGTTCTTCGCCGCCCACAAATCTGAAATCACGGGCTAG
- a CDS encoding RnfABCDGE type electron transport complex subunit D, producing the protein MTSTVLSAQPIASPHAHGGNSVTRTMFRVQMALVPATLYGFWLFGWPSFFLWLLTILSCLGFEALSLKLMGVTRIKRTLFDGSALLTGWLLALTLPPWAPWWVAVVGGFLAIVIGKQVFGGVGQNVFNPAMVARVALLISFPVPLTQWVYPLPLTTLAAPDFIDGLRIFLTSLPQPDAMASASLLGYAKTEMSRGIDLLHSLAGEHAPALSWIGARSGSFGESASMLIFAGGLYLLITRVITWHTPVAVLAGVAIPAAIGHAVDPAHYLSVSAHLLSGALMLGAFFIATDYVTSPNTASGQIVFGLGIGFLTWVIRTYGAYPEGMAFAVLLMNALTPVIDRLVKPRILGRDRKGKPLDIPENKGA; encoded by the coding sequence ATGACTTCGACTGTCCTATCCGCCCAGCCTATTGCCTCGCCGCATGCTCATGGTGGCAATTCGGTGACGCGCACCATGTTCCGTGTCCAGATGGCGCTCGTCCCCGCCACGCTCTACGGCTTCTGGCTGTTCGGCTGGCCATCCTTCTTCCTCTGGTTGTTGACCATCCTGTCCTGCCTCGGCTTCGAAGCGCTGTCGCTGAAACTGATGGGGGTCACCCGCATCAAGCGGACGCTGTTCGACGGTTCGGCCCTGCTCACCGGCTGGCTGCTGGCGCTTACCCTGCCGCCCTGGGCGCCCTGGTGGGTTGCCGTGGTCGGCGGCTTCCTCGCCATCGTGATCGGCAAGCAGGTGTTCGGCGGCGTCGGGCAGAACGTCTTCAATCCCGCCATGGTGGCCCGTGTCGCCTTGCTGATCTCGTTCCCGGTGCCACTGACCCAATGGGTCTATCCGCTGCCGCTGACCACATTGGCCGCCCCCGATTTCATCGATGGCCTGCGCATTTTTCTGACCAGCCTGCCGCAGCCCGATGCCATGGCCAGTGCCTCGCTGCTCGGCTATGCCAAGACCGAGATGTCGCGCGGTATCGATCTGCTGCATTCGCTGGCCGGCGAGCATGCCCCGGCGCTTTCCTGGATCGGCGCCCGTTCCGGCAGCTTCGGCGAATCGGCGTCGATGCTGATCTTTGCCGGTGGCCTGTATCTGCTGATCACCCGCGTGATCACCTGGCATACCCCGGTTGCGGTGCTGGCCGGCGTGGCGATTCCGGCGGCGATCGGCCATGCCGTCGATCCGGCTCACTACTTGAGCGTCTCGGCCCATCTGCTGTCCGGCGCGCTCATGCTCGGCGCCTTCTTCATCGCCACCGATTACGTCACCTCGCCCAATACCGCTAGCGGCCAGATCGTCTTCGGGCTGGGCATCGGCTTCCTGACCTGGGTGATCCGGACTTACGGCGCTTATCCCGAGGGGATGGCCTTCGCCGTACTGCTGATGAATGCGCTGACCCCGGTCATCGACCGCCTGGTCAAGCCGCGCATCCTCGGCCGCGATCGCAAGGGCAAGCCACTCGATATTCCGGAAAACAAGGGAGCCTGA